A window of Cryptomeria japonica chromosome 3, Sugi_1.0, whole genome shotgun sequence contains these coding sequences:
- the LOC131054349 gene encoding formate dehydrogenase, chloroplastic/mitochondrial isoform X2 encodes MPKVDAPAGPNKIVGVFYKANEYASQNPNFLGCVENSLGIKEWLESNGHQYIVTDDKEGPNCELEKHIPDLHVLITTPFHPAYVTAERIKKAKNLQLLLTAGIGSDHIDLNAAAEAGLTVAEVTGSNVVSVAEDELMRILILVRNFVPGYKQIVEGDWNVAAVSYRSYDLEGKTIGTVGAGRIGKELLKRLKPFNCKLLYHDRLSIGPELEKETGATWEKNLDDMLPKCDVVVINMPLSDKTRGMFDKEKISKMKKGVLIVNNARGAIMDAQAVADASASGHIGGYSGDVWFPQPAPKDHPWRSMPNHAMTPHISGTTIDAQIRYAAGTKDMLDKYFKGEDFPSQNYMVKDGKLASQYL; translated from the exons ATGCCAAAAGTAGAT GCTCCTGCAGGACCTAATAAAATTGTTGGGGTCTTCTACAAGGCCAATGAATATGCTTCGCAGAATCCCAACTTCCTTGGCTGCGTGGAAAATTCTCTGGGTATAAAAGAATGGCTAGAATCGAATGGACATCAGTACATTGTAACTGATGACAAGGAAGGCCCCAACTGTG AGCTTGAAAAGCACATTCCTGACTTGCATGTTCTGATTACTACGCCTTTCCATCCAGCCTATGTGACCGCAGAGCGGATCAAGAAGGCAAAGAActtacaacttcttctcacagcTGGTATAGGTTCTGACCATATTGATCTCAATGCTGCAGCAGAAGCTGGTTTGACTGTCGCAGAAGTTACAG GAAGTAATGTGGTGTCAGTGGCAGAAGATGAACTCATGCGTATTCTCATATTGGTACGCAATTTCGTTCCTGGGTATAAGCAGATTGTTGAGGGCGACTGGAATGTAGCTGCTGTTTCATACAGGTCATATGATCTCGAAGGGAAAACTATAGGTACTGTTGGTGCTGGTCGAATCGGCAAAGAATTACTCAAAAGATTGAAG CCCTTCAACTGTAAGCTTCTCTACCATGACCGTCTTTCAATTGGACCAGAGTTGGAAAAGGAAACAGGGGCAACTTGGGAGaaaaatcttgatgatatgcttCCTAAATGTGATGTAGTTGTCATCAACATGCCTCTTTCTGACAAGACTAG GGGAATGTTTGACAAGGAAAAAATTAGCAAAATGAAGAAGGGCGTTCTGATTGTGAACAATGCACGAGGTGCAATCATGGATGCTCAAGCAGTTGCTGATGCTTCTGCAAGTGGACATATTGGAG GTTATAGTGGAGATGTTTGGTTTCCCCAACCAGCTCCCAAAGATCATCCATGGCGCTCCATGCCCAACCATGCCATGACTCCTCATATATCTGGGACTACGATAGATGCTCAG ATAAGGTATGCAGCAGGAACGAAGGATATGCTGGACAAATACTTCAAGGGTGAAGATTTTCCTTCACAAAACTATATGGTCAAGGATGGAAAGCTAGCCAGCCAGTATCTATAA
- the LOC131054349 gene encoding formate dehydrogenase, mitochondrial isoform X1, with product MAMAMASKRAVKSAAQAFSPLSSIRALHAPAGPNKIVGVFYKANEYASQNPNFLGCVENSLGIKEWLESNGHQYIVTDDKEGPNCELEKHIPDLHVLITTPFHPAYVTAERIKKAKNLQLLLTAGIGSDHIDLNAAAEAGLTVAEVTGSNVVSVAEDELMRILILVRNFVPGYKQIVEGDWNVAAVSYRSYDLEGKTIGTVGAGRIGKELLKRLKPFNCKLLYHDRLSIGPELEKETGATWEKNLDDMLPKCDVVVINMPLSDKTRGMFDKEKISKMKKGVLIVNNARGAIMDAQAVADASASGHIGGYSGDVWFPQPAPKDHPWRSMPNHAMTPHISGTTIDAQIRYAAGTKDMLDKYFKGEDFPSQNYMVKDGKLASQYL from the exons ATGGCTATGGCGATGGCTAGCAAGAGAGCTGTTAAGTCTGCAGCACAGGCTTTTTCTCCACTCTCTTCCATCAGAGCATTGCAT GCTCCTGCAGGACCTAATAAAATTGTTGGGGTCTTCTACAAGGCCAATGAATATGCTTCGCAGAATCCCAACTTCCTTGGCTGCGTGGAAAATTCTCTGGGTATAAAAGAATGGCTAGAATCGAATGGACATCAGTACATTGTAACTGATGACAAGGAAGGCCCCAACTGTG AGCTTGAAAAGCACATTCCTGACTTGCATGTTCTGATTACTACGCCTTTCCATCCAGCCTATGTGACCGCAGAGCGGATCAAGAAGGCAAAGAActtacaacttcttctcacagcTGGTATAGGTTCTGACCATATTGATCTCAATGCTGCAGCAGAAGCTGGTTTGACTGTCGCAGAAGTTACAG GAAGTAATGTGGTGTCAGTGGCAGAAGATGAACTCATGCGTATTCTCATATTGGTACGCAATTTCGTTCCTGGGTATAAGCAGATTGTTGAGGGCGACTGGAATGTAGCTGCTGTTTCATACAGGTCATATGATCTCGAAGGGAAAACTATAGGTACTGTTGGTGCTGGTCGAATCGGCAAAGAATTACTCAAAAGATTGAAG CCCTTCAACTGTAAGCTTCTCTACCATGACCGTCTTTCAATTGGACCAGAGTTGGAAAAGGAAACAGGGGCAACTTGGGAGaaaaatcttgatgatatgcttCCTAAATGTGATGTAGTTGTCATCAACATGCCTCTTTCTGACAAGACTAG GGGAATGTTTGACAAGGAAAAAATTAGCAAAATGAAGAAGGGCGTTCTGATTGTGAACAATGCACGAGGTGCAATCATGGATGCTCAAGCAGTTGCTGATGCTTCTGCAAGTGGACATATTGGAG GTTATAGTGGAGATGTTTGGTTTCCCCAACCAGCTCCCAAAGATCATCCATGGCGCTCCATGCCCAACCATGCCATGACTCCTCATATATCTGGGACTACGATAGATGCTCAG ATAAGGTATGCAGCAGGAACGAAGGATATGCTGGACAAATACTTCAAGGGTGAAGATTTTCCTTCACAAAACTATATGGTCAAGGATGGAAAGCTAGCCAGCCAGTATCTATAA